The following are encoded together in the Anopheles nili chromosome 3, idAnoNiliSN_F5_01, whole genome shotgun sequence genome:
- the LOC128727148 gene encoding xanthine dehydrogenase/oxidase-like isoform X1 has product MEVFFTINAKPYQINSKSVPVDTSLNTFIRNHAHLSGTKFMCLEGGCGACVVNLSGVHPVTGDVFSYAVNSCLFPVLACHGMDVTTVEGIGDKQSGYHATQKLLAHFNGTQCGYCSPGMVMNMYSLLEAKKGQVTMEEIENSFGGNICRCTGYRPILDAFKAMAVDADPKLKQKCQDIEDLTKICPKTGSACAGKCASAATKNGPKKGLHMSFDEEQEWHKVYNVSDIFAIFESIGDKPYTLIGGNTAHGVYRRDEAIRVFIDVNAVQELRANSVGSSVTIGAGTSLTELMELLANTAKQNNNFSYFEHMIRHIDLIANVPVRNTGTIAGNLSIKNQHREFPSDLYLILEAADAKLTILESQGKTSTVRPSEYVAMDMKKKLLLNVILPPLYPSTNVYRSFKIMPRAQNAHAYVNGAFLLKLDGSNILSSNICFGGIDPQFTHAVKTEAFLKGKDLLTNETTQEALKILASELNPDWVLPDAAPEYRKNLALSLFYKFVLNIAPELNASVKNEFKSGGTVLERPLSSGTQSFDTIKDNWPLTKNIPKIEGLLQTSGEAKYANDLPMFPNELYAAFVLGTESQTKIIDIDASEALKIPGVVAFFSAKDIPGENNFMNFKGFMGPHNEEIFCSEKVLYHGQPIGLVVADTFNLANRASKLVKVQYEKTSVTRFPTVKDVLLAKANDRLHEMPYSTLGEEFEAAPEGPIKVKGRFEIGGQYHYTMETQTSVCIPIEDGMDVYSATQWIDFTQIAISKMLNVPENSLNLYVRRLGGGYGSKGTRATLVACAAALAAHKTRRPVRLVMTLEANMEAIGKRYGVISNYEVDVEKDGKITKLHNEYVHDFGSCLNESMGHCAEFFRNCYDNKAWKTVAKAAVTDSASNTWCRAPGTTEGIAMVETIMEHVAHATGLDPLDVRMANMPKDLKMYELMPQFRADVKYDMRKKQIAQFNRENRWKKRGLAITPMRYPLGYFGNIHALVSIYHTDGTVVITHGGIEMGQGMNTKVAQVAAYVLGIPMEKISIKPSANMTSPNAICTGGSMTSETVCFAVKKACEILLERMQPIREEMKDASWETIVENSYYKNVDLCAIYMYKASDLQPYIIWGLTCTEVEIDVLTGNVQLRRVDILEDTGESLSPGIDVGQVEGAFIMGVGYYLTEALIYDPQTGALLTNRTWTYKPPGAKDIPIDFRVRFLQNSSNATGVLRSKATGEPAMNMTISVLCALRNAVLAARTDAGLPNEWVPMGAPSTPDQVYLMAGNSVEQYLLN; this is encoded by the exons ATGGAGGTGTTTTTCACTATCAATGCGAAACCTTATCAAA TCAACTCGAAGAGTGTCCCGGTGGATACCTCTTTGAACACCTTCATCCGTAACCATGCGCATCTTAGTGGAACTAAGTTTATGTGCCTGGAAGGAGGCTGTGGTGCTTGCGTCGTCAATTTGAGTGGCGTTCATCCGGTCACCGGAGATGTCTTCTCCTATGCTGTCAACTCC TGTTTGTTTCCAGTGCTCGCATGCCATGGAATGGATGTTACAACTGTCGAGGGCATCGGAGACAAGCAGAGCGGATATCATGCCACCCAAAAGCTGCTGGCCCACTTCAACGGTACGCAGTGTGGCTACTGCTCGCCTGGCATGGTCATGAACATGTACAGTCTGCTTGAGGCGAAAAAAGGACAGGTCACCATGGAGGAGATCGAAAACTCCTTTGGCGGAAACATCTGCCGTTGTACCGGCTACCGTCCGATCCTCGACGCATTCAAGGCCATGGCTGTTGACGCCGATCCCAAGCTCAAGCAGAAATGCCAGGATATCGAGGATCTTACCAAAATCTGCCCCAAAACGGGTTCGGCGTGCGCTGGAAAATGTGCCAGTGCTGCTACCAAGAACGGACCCAAAAAAGGACTTCATATGAGTTTCGATGAAGAACAAGAATGGCACAAGGTGTACAATGTGAGTGACATCTTTGCCATCTTCGAAAGCATTGGAGACAAACCGTACACGCTTATTGGAGGAAACACCGCTCATGGTGTGTACCGACGGGACGAAGCGATCCGTGTCTTCATCGACGTCAATGCTGTCCAGGAGTTGCGTGCCAATTCGGTTGGAAGCTCCGTTACCATCGGAGCAGGTACTTCGCTGACCGAGCTGATGGAACTATTGGCCAACACGGCAAAGCAGAACAACAATTTCTCCTATTTCGAACACATGATCCGTCACATTGATTTGATAGCAAACGTTCCGGTTCGCAACACTGGAACCATCGCGGGAAACCTCAGCATCAAGAACCAACATCGAGAGTTTCCTTCCGATTTGTACCTTATCCTCGAAGCTGCTGACGCTAAGCTGACCATTC TGGAGTCCCaaggaaaaacatccaccGTTCGACCATCCGAGTATGTGGCTATGGACATGAAAAAGAAGCTGCTCTTGAATGTCATTCTGCCTCCTCTGTATCCTTCTACCAACGTTTATCGCTCATTCAAGATCATGCCCCGTgcacaaaacgcacacgcgTACGTCAACGGTGCGTTCCTGCTCAAGCTCGACGGATCTAACATCCTCTCGAGCAACATTTGCTTCGGAGGAATCGATCCGCAATTCACGCATGCCGTCAAGACGGAAGCATTTCTAAAGGGAAAGGACCTCCTGACCAACGAGACCACTCAGGAGGCCCTCAAAATCCTCGCCAGTGAGCTGAACCCCGACTGGGTACTTCCCGACGCAGCTCCAGAATATAGGAAGAATCTGGCCCTATCTTTGTTCTACAAGTTTGTGCTCAATATCGCTCCGGAATTGAACGCATCCGTCAAGAACGAATTCAAGTCTGGTGGAACGGTTCTCGAGCGTCCTCTTTCTTCTGGTACCCAGTCTTTCGATACCATCAAGGACAACTGGCCGCTTACTAAGAATATTCCTAAGATCGAGGGATTATTGCAAACATCGGGTGAGGCTAAATACGCCAACGATCTCCCCATGTTTCCCAACGAGCTGTATGCCGCGTTTGTCTTGGGAACGGAGTCTCAGACGAAAATTATCGATATCGATGCTTCGGAGGCGCTG AAAATTCCCGGTGTCGTTGCCTTCTTCTCGGCGAAGGACATCCCTGGAGAGAATAATTTTATGAACTTCAAGGGTTTTATGGGTCCACATAACGAGGAAATATTCTGCAGCGAGAAAGTGCTCTATCACGGCCAACCGATAGGACTTGTGGTAGCCGATACCTTCAACCTGGCCAACCGAGCCAGCAAGTTAGTGAAGGTTCAGTACGAGAAAACGTCAGTCACCCGTTTTCCAACCGTTAAAGATGTGCTGCTTGCCAAGGCCAACGATCGTCTGCACGAGATGCCATATAGCACGCTCGGTGAGGAGTTTGAGGCTGCCCCTGAAGGTCCGATCAAGGTGAAAGGTCGCTTCGAAATCGGAGGCCAATACCATTACACCATGGAAACGCAAACCAGCGTGTGCATTCCGATCGAGGACGGTATGGATGTGTATTCGGCCACCCAGTGGATTGATTTCACACAAATCGCCATATCCAAGATGCTGAACGTTCCTGAGAATAGCCTGAATTTGTATGTTCGCCGTCTCGGTGGAGGATACGGTAGTAAGGGAACCAGGGCCACCTTGGTAGCTTGTGCGGCAGCTCTGGCAGCGCACAAGACACGTCGACCCGTGCGTTTGGTGATGACACTCGAGGCCAACATGGAAGCAATCGGTAAGCGGTACGGAGTCATCTCCAACTACGAGGTGGACGTCGAGAAGGATGGCAAAATTACGAAGCTGCACAATGAGTACGTCCACGACTTTGGATCGTGCTTGAACGAGTCCATGGGACACTGTGCCGAGTTTTTCCGCAATTGCTACGACAATAAAGCGTGGAAGACGGTGGCTAAGGCGGCCGTTACGGACTCGGCCAGTAACACGTGGTGTCGCGCTCCTGGTACGACGGAGGGCATTGCTATGGTGGAAACCATCATGGAGCATGTAGCCCACGCTACCGGACTGGATCCGCTGGACGTACGTATGGCTAACATGCCAAAGGACTTGAAAATGTACGAGTTGATGCCTCAGTTCCGCGCGGATGTTAAGTATGACATGCGCAAAAAGCAAATAGCGCAGTTTAATCGCGAAAACCGCTGGAAGAAACGTGGCCTTGCCATCACGCCCATGCGTTACCCGTTAGGTTACTTTGGAAATATTCATGCGCTTGTTTCGATCTACCACACGGACGGGACCGTGGTCATCACGCACGGTGGCATTGAAATGGGTCAGGGTATGAACACGAAGGTTGCCCAGGTCGCCGCCTATGTGCTGGGTATTCCGATGGAAAAAATTAGCATCAAACCGTCGGCCAACATGACGTCACCGAACGCTATCTGTACCGGCGGAAGTATGACCAGCGAGACCGTCTGCTTT GCGGTAAAGAAGGCGTGCGAAATCCTGTTAGAGCGCATGCAGCCAATCCGAGAGGAGATGAAGGACGCATCCTGGGAGACGATCGTAGAGAATAGTTACTACAAAAATGTGGACCTCTGTGCGATCTACATGTACAAGGCATCGGACTTGCAGCCATACATCATCTGGGGTCTGACTTGCACCGAGGTGGAGATCGACGTGCTGACCGGCAACGTTCAGCTGCGTCGTGTTGACATCCTGGAGGATACCGGCGAGAGCTTGAGCCCCGGTATTGACGTCGGTCAGGTGGAGGGTGCGTTTATCATGGGTGTCGGTTATTATCTGACTGAGGCGCTCATTTATGATCCACAAACGGGTGCCCTGTTGACGAACCGTACCTGGACATACAAGCCACCAGGAGCTAAGGATATCCCGATTGACTTCCGGGTGCGCTTCCTGCAGAACAGCAGCAACGCTACCGGTGTACTGCGCTCGAAAGCCACCGGTGAACCGGCGATGAACATGACCATTTCCGTGCTTTGTGCTCTGCGCAATGCAGTACTAGCAGCTCGCACGGATGCAGGTTTGCCAAACGAATGGGTGCCGATGGGGGCTCCATCTACGCCGGATCAGGTGTATCTGATGGCGGGTAACTCCGTGGAACAATATCTACTGAATTAA
- the LOC128727148 gene encoding xanthine dehydrogenase/oxidase-like isoform X2 — protein MVLLEISFAINGKKYNVNSKSVPVDTSLNTFIRNHAHLSGTKFMCLEGGCGACVVNLSGVHPVTGDVFSYAVNSCLFPVLACHGMDVTTVEGIGDKQSGYHATQKLLAHFNGTQCGYCSPGMVMNMYSLLEAKKGQVTMEEIENSFGGNICRCTGYRPILDAFKAMAVDADPKLKQKCQDIEDLTKICPKTGSACAGKCASAATKNGPKKGLHMSFDEEQEWHKVYNVSDIFAIFESIGDKPYTLIGGNTAHGVYRRDEAIRVFIDVNAVQELRANSVGSSVTIGAGTSLTELMELLANTAKQNNNFSYFEHMIRHIDLIANVPVRNTGTIAGNLSIKNQHREFPSDLYLILEAADAKLTILESQGKTSTVRPSEYVAMDMKKKLLLNVILPPLYPSTNVYRSFKIMPRAQNAHAYVNGAFLLKLDGSNILSSNICFGGIDPQFTHAVKTEAFLKGKDLLTNETTQEALKILASELNPDWVLPDAAPEYRKNLALSLFYKFVLNIAPELNASVKNEFKSGGTVLERPLSSGTQSFDTIKDNWPLTKNIPKIEGLLQTSGEAKYANDLPMFPNELYAAFVLGTESQTKIIDIDASEALKIPGVVAFFSAKDIPGENNFMNFKGFMGPHNEEIFCSEKVLYHGQPIGLVVADTFNLANRASKLVKVQYEKTSVTRFPTVKDVLLAKANDRLHEMPYSTLGEEFEAAPEGPIKVKGRFEIGGQYHYTMETQTSVCIPIEDGMDVYSATQWIDFTQIAISKMLNVPENSLNLYVRRLGGGYGSKGTRATLVACAAALAAHKTRRPVRLVMTLEANMEAIGKRYGVISNYEVDVEKDGKITKLHNEYVHDFGSCLNESMGHCAEFFRNCYDNKAWKTVAKAAVTDSASNTWCRAPGTTEGIAMVETIMEHVAHATGLDPLDVRMANMPKDLKMYELMPQFRADVKYDMRKKQIAQFNRENRWKKRGLAITPMRYPLGYFGNIHALVSIYHTDGTVVITHGGIEMGQGMNTKVAQVAAYVLGIPMEKISIKPSANMTSPNAICTGGSMTSETVCFAVKKACEILLERMQPIREEMKDASWETIVENSYYKNVDLCAIYMYKASDLQPYIIWGLTCTEVEIDVLTGNVQLRRVDILEDTGESLSPGIDVGQVEGAFIMGVGYYLTEALIYDPQTGALLTNRTWTYKPPGAKDIPIDFRVRFLQNSSNATGVLRSKATGEPAMNMTISVLCALRNAVLAARTDAGLPNEWVPMGAPSTPDQVYLMAGNSVEQYLLN, from the exons ATGGTTCTGCTGGAGATCAGTTTCGCGATCAACGGAAAGAAGTACAACG TCAACTCGAAGAGTGTCCCGGTGGATACCTCTTTGAACACCTTCATCCGTAACCATGCGCATCTTAGTGGAACTAAGTTTATGTGCCTGGAAGGAGGCTGTGGTGCTTGCGTCGTCAATTTGAGTGGCGTTCATCCGGTCACCGGAGATGTCTTCTCCTATGCTGTCAACTCC TGTTTGTTTCCAGTGCTCGCATGCCATGGAATGGATGTTACAACTGTCGAGGGCATCGGAGACAAGCAGAGCGGATATCATGCCACCCAAAAGCTGCTGGCCCACTTCAACGGTACGCAGTGTGGCTACTGCTCGCCTGGCATGGTCATGAACATGTACAGTCTGCTTGAGGCGAAAAAAGGACAGGTCACCATGGAGGAGATCGAAAACTCCTTTGGCGGAAACATCTGCCGTTGTACCGGCTACCGTCCGATCCTCGACGCATTCAAGGCCATGGCTGTTGACGCCGATCCCAAGCTCAAGCAGAAATGCCAGGATATCGAGGATCTTACCAAAATCTGCCCCAAAACGGGTTCGGCGTGCGCTGGAAAATGTGCCAGTGCTGCTACCAAGAACGGACCCAAAAAAGGACTTCATATGAGTTTCGATGAAGAACAAGAATGGCACAAGGTGTACAATGTGAGTGACATCTTTGCCATCTTCGAAAGCATTGGAGACAAACCGTACACGCTTATTGGAGGAAACACCGCTCATGGTGTGTACCGACGGGACGAAGCGATCCGTGTCTTCATCGACGTCAATGCTGTCCAGGAGTTGCGTGCCAATTCGGTTGGAAGCTCCGTTACCATCGGAGCAGGTACTTCGCTGACCGAGCTGATGGAACTATTGGCCAACACGGCAAAGCAGAACAACAATTTCTCCTATTTCGAACACATGATCCGTCACATTGATTTGATAGCAAACGTTCCGGTTCGCAACACTGGAACCATCGCGGGAAACCTCAGCATCAAGAACCAACATCGAGAGTTTCCTTCCGATTTGTACCTTATCCTCGAAGCTGCTGACGCTAAGCTGACCATTC TGGAGTCCCaaggaaaaacatccaccGTTCGACCATCCGAGTATGTGGCTATGGACATGAAAAAGAAGCTGCTCTTGAATGTCATTCTGCCTCCTCTGTATCCTTCTACCAACGTTTATCGCTCATTCAAGATCATGCCCCGTgcacaaaacgcacacgcgTACGTCAACGGTGCGTTCCTGCTCAAGCTCGACGGATCTAACATCCTCTCGAGCAACATTTGCTTCGGAGGAATCGATCCGCAATTCACGCATGCCGTCAAGACGGAAGCATTTCTAAAGGGAAAGGACCTCCTGACCAACGAGACCACTCAGGAGGCCCTCAAAATCCTCGCCAGTGAGCTGAACCCCGACTGGGTACTTCCCGACGCAGCTCCAGAATATAGGAAGAATCTGGCCCTATCTTTGTTCTACAAGTTTGTGCTCAATATCGCTCCGGAATTGAACGCATCCGTCAAGAACGAATTCAAGTCTGGTGGAACGGTTCTCGAGCGTCCTCTTTCTTCTGGTACCCAGTCTTTCGATACCATCAAGGACAACTGGCCGCTTACTAAGAATATTCCTAAGATCGAGGGATTATTGCAAACATCGGGTGAGGCTAAATACGCCAACGATCTCCCCATGTTTCCCAACGAGCTGTATGCCGCGTTTGTCTTGGGAACGGAGTCTCAGACGAAAATTATCGATATCGATGCTTCGGAGGCGCTG AAAATTCCCGGTGTCGTTGCCTTCTTCTCGGCGAAGGACATCCCTGGAGAGAATAATTTTATGAACTTCAAGGGTTTTATGGGTCCACATAACGAGGAAATATTCTGCAGCGAGAAAGTGCTCTATCACGGCCAACCGATAGGACTTGTGGTAGCCGATACCTTCAACCTGGCCAACCGAGCCAGCAAGTTAGTGAAGGTTCAGTACGAGAAAACGTCAGTCACCCGTTTTCCAACCGTTAAAGATGTGCTGCTTGCCAAGGCCAACGATCGTCTGCACGAGATGCCATATAGCACGCTCGGTGAGGAGTTTGAGGCTGCCCCTGAAGGTCCGATCAAGGTGAAAGGTCGCTTCGAAATCGGAGGCCAATACCATTACACCATGGAAACGCAAACCAGCGTGTGCATTCCGATCGAGGACGGTATGGATGTGTATTCGGCCACCCAGTGGATTGATTTCACACAAATCGCCATATCCAAGATGCTGAACGTTCCTGAGAATAGCCTGAATTTGTATGTTCGCCGTCTCGGTGGAGGATACGGTAGTAAGGGAACCAGGGCCACCTTGGTAGCTTGTGCGGCAGCTCTGGCAGCGCACAAGACACGTCGACCCGTGCGTTTGGTGATGACACTCGAGGCCAACATGGAAGCAATCGGTAAGCGGTACGGAGTCATCTCCAACTACGAGGTGGACGTCGAGAAGGATGGCAAAATTACGAAGCTGCACAATGAGTACGTCCACGACTTTGGATCGTGCTTGAACGAGTCCATGGGACACTGTGCCGAGTTTTTCCGCAATTGCTACGACAATAAAGCGTGGAAGACGGTGGCTAAGGCGGCCGTTACGGACTCGGCCAGTAACACGTGGTGTCGCGCTCCTGGTACGACGGAGGGCATTGCTATGGTGGAAACCATCATGGAGCATGTAGCCCACGCTACCGGACTGGATCCGCTGGACGTACGTATGGCTAACATGCCAAAGGACTTGAAAATGTACGAGTTGATGCCTCAGTTCCGCGCGGATGTTAAGTATGACATGCGCAAAAAGCAAATAGCGCAGTTTAATCGCGAAAACCGCTGGAAGAAACGTGGCCTTGCCATCACGCCCATGCGTTACCCGTTAGGTTACTTTGGAAATATTCATGCGCTTGTTTCGATCTACCACACGGACGGGACCGTGGTCATCACGCACGGTGGCATTGAAATGGGTCAGGGTATGAACACGAAGGTTGCCCAGGTCGCCGCCTATGTGCTGGGTATTCCGATGGAAAAAATTAGCATCAAACCGTCGGCCAACATGACGTCACCGAACGCTATCTGTACCGGCGGAAGTATGACCAGCGAGACCGTCTGCTTT GCGGTAAAGAAGGCGTGCGAAATCCTGTTAGAGCGCATGCAGCCAATCCGAGAGGAGATGAAGGACGCATCCTGGGAGACGATCGTAGAGAATAGTTACTACAAAAATGTGGACCTCTGTGCGATCTACATGTACAAGGCATCGGACTTGCAGCCATACATCATCTGGGGTCTGACTTGCACCGAGGTGGAGATCGACGTGCTGACCGGCAACGTTCAGCTGCGTCGTGTTGACATCCTGGAGGATACCGGCGAGAGCTTGAGCCCCGGTATTGACGTCGGTCAGGTGGAGGGTGCGTTTATCATGGGTGTCGGTTATTATCTGACTGAGGCGCTCATTTATGATCCACAAACGGGTGCCCTGTTGACGAACCGTACCTGGACATACAAGCCACCAGGAGCTAAGGATATCCCGATTGACTTCCGGGTGCGCTTCCTGCAGAACAGCAGCAACGCTACCGGTGTACTGCGCTCGAAAGCCACCGGTGAACCGGCGATGAACATGACCATTTCCGTGCTTTGTGCTCTGCGCAATGCAGTACTAGCAGCTCGCACGGATGCAGGTTTGCCAAACGAATGGGTGCCGATGGGGGCTCCATCTACGCCGGATCAGGTGTATCTGATGGCGGGTAACTCCGTGGAACAATATCTACTGAATTAA